The following coding sequences are from one Homalodisca vitripennis isolate AUS2020 chromosome 7, UT_GWSS_2.1, whole genome shotgun sequence window:
- the LOC124366789 gene encoding uncharacterized protein LOC124366789, protein MPEKPLSKTVDDLVKLIQEHLYAKPSFIAERYKFSKRNQREGKTVAEYIACLKKLLAYSEFGAALNDYARGRLSGIKSESTKQGLLGDYLDLRVGGENRSVEAAGKNAETLTVNGGVSGGSRVQGIAAQHHPQATDGGGSSPGHNAAHEVQFLCWGQYGHYRKQWKLFGVVCHKCGQETIYLRYADLLKSVIHQKLISVQKR, encoded by the coding sequence ATGCCCGAGAAACCTTTATCAAAAACTGTTGACGACCTAGTGAAATTAATTCAGGAACATTTGTATGCGAAGCCATCGTTTATAGCTGAACGATATAAATTCAGTAAACGAAACCAGCGTGAAGGGAAAacagtcgcagagtacatcgcctGCCTCAAGAAGTTGTTAGCATACAGCGAGTTTGGCGCGGCTCTAAACGATTATGCCCGAGGCAGACTGAGCGGCATCAAAAGCGAGTCGACCAAGCAAGGACTGCTGGGAGACTACCTTGACCTTCGAGTAGGTGGTGAAAATCGTTCAGTAGAAGCGGCCGGGAAGAATGCAGAGACGCTGACGGTCAATGGAGGAGTCAgcggcggcagccgggtccaggGGATAGCAGCGCAGCACCACCCCCAGGCGACAGACGGCGGCGGCAGCAGCCCGGGCCACAACGCAGCGCATGAAGTGCAGTTTTTATGCTGGGGGCAATATGGCCACTACCGGAAGCAGTGGAAATTGTTCGGTGTTGTGTGTCATAAATGTGGTCAAGAAACCATATATCTAAGGTATGCTGATCTACTGAAATCAGTAATTCATCAGAAGCTAATTTCAGTTCAAAAGAGATAG